Proteins encoded together in one Amphritea japonica ATCC BAA-1530 window:
- a CDS encoding S-(hydroxymethyl)glutathione dehydrogenase/class III alcohol dehydrogenase, with protein MTMIKSKAAVAWGPNEPLSIEEIDVMPPQAGEVLVRIVATGVCHTDAFTLSGEDPEGIFPAVLGHEGGGIVEQIGEGVTSVQVGDHVIPLYTPECGECKFCKSGKTNLCQKIRETQGQGLMPDGTTRFYKDGQPIYHYMGCSTFSEYTVLPEISLAKVNKEAPLEEVCLLGCGVTTGMGAVMNTAKVEEGATVAIFGIGGIGLSAIIGATMAKASRIIAVDINESKFDLARSLGATDCINPQNFDKPIQEVIVELTDGGVDYSFECIGNVNVMRSALECCHKGWGESVIIGVAGAGQEISTRPFQLVTGRVWRGTAFGGVKGRSELPEIVERYMSGEFALSDFITHTMGLEDINSAFDLMHEGKSIRSVIHFDK; from the coding sequence ATGACCATGATTAAATCAAAAGCAGCTGTTGCCTGGGGACCTAACGAGCCCCTGTCTATCGAAGAAATTGATGTAATGCCTCCTCAGGCAGGCGAAGTGCTGGTGCGTATCGTTGCCACGGGTGTTTGTCATACAGATGCTTTTACGCTGTCAGGCGAAGACCCGGAAGGTATTTTTCCAGCGGTTCTTGGCCATGAAGGAGGTGGTATTGTCGAGCAGATTGGTGAAGGCGTAACCAGTGTTCAAGTGGGAGATCATGTGATCCCCTTATACACCCCGGAGTGTGGTGAATGTAAATTCTGTAAATCAGGTAAAACTAACCTGTGCCAGAAAATTCGTGAAACTCAGGGCCAGGGGTTGATGCCGGATGGCACAACCCGCTTCTATAAAGATGGACAGCCTATCTATCACTACATGGGCTGTTCTACTTTCTCAGAATATACGGTTTTGCCGGAGATCTCTCTGGCCAAGGTGAATAAGGAAGCGCCTCTGGAAGAGGTTTGTCTTTTAGGTTGCGGCGTGACTACCGGTATGGGAGCGGTTATGAATACCGCGAAGGTTGAAGAGGGGGCTACGGTGGCTATCTTCGGTATTGGCGGTATCGGTTTATCTGCCATTATTGGTGCAACGATGGCTAAAGCCAGCCGTATCATCGCCGTTGATATCAACGAATCTAAGTTTGACCTGGCACGTAGTCTGGGTGCAACTGACTGTATTAATCCTCAGAATTTCGATAAGCCGATTCAGGAAGTTATTGTTGAGTTGACTGATGGTGGAGTGGATTATTCTTTTGAATGTATCGGTAATGTGAATGTGATGCGTTCGGCATTGGAGTGTTGCCATAAAGGCTGGGGTGAATCGGTTATTATCGGTGTTGCCGGTGCCGGGCAGGAGATATCGACTCGCCCATTTCAACTGGTAACCGGGCGCGTATGGCGTGGAACGGCATTTGGCGGTGTTAAAGGCCGCTCTGAGCTGCCAGAGATTGTTGAACGCTATATGAGTGGTGAGTTTGCTTTGAGTGATTTTATTACTCACACCATGGGGCTGGAAGATATTAACAGTGCATTTGATCTGATGCATGAGGGTAAAAGTATCCGTAGTGTCATTCACTTTGATAAATAA
- a CDS encoding MmoB/DmpM family protein — MSKVYIALQDNDESRYIVEAIEESNPDATVIHMPAMIRIEQENKLVIERAVVEEKMGRDWDVQELHINLITLGGNVDEDDDQFVLEWKQ, encoded by the coding sequence ATGTCAAAAGTATATATAGCACTCCAGGATAATGATGAGTCTCGCTATATCGTGGAAGCGATCGAAGAGAGTAATCCTGATGCAACTGTTATCCACATGCCGGCCATGATTCGTATTGAACAGGAGAATAAGCTGGTCATCGAACGCGCAGTGGTTGAAGAAAAGATGGGGCGAGACTGGGATGTGCAGGAACTGCACATCAACCTGATCACTCTGGGTGGCAACGTAGATGAAGATGACGACCAGTTCGTTCTCGAATGGAAACAGTAG
- a CDS encoding phenol hydroxylase subunit: MVDTQLHTRSGKQDKPAFERLTRYVRVRSSSESRFVEFDFAIGDPSLFVELIMPQGAFEHFCQVNDVIFMTEEQQHAVDVEMEKWRYGEETLMANNHG, from the coding sequence ATGGTGGATACGCAACTACATACCCGCAGTGGAAAGCAAGACAAGCCTGCGTTCGAACGGCTGACCAGATACGTCAGGGTACGTAGCTCCTCTGAATCACGTTTTGTTGAGTTTGATTTTGCCATTGGCGATCCAAGCCTGTTCGTTGAACTGATCATGCCGCAGGGTGCTTTTGAGCACTTTTGTCAGGTGAATGATGTGATCTTTATGACTGAAGAGCAGCAGCATGCAGTGGATGTCGAGATGGAAAAGTGGCGCTACGGCGAAGAAACACTGATGGCAAATAATCACGGTTGA
- a CDS encoding phenol hydroxylase subunit P4, with translation MPVFALKPGYQGERMDRVENFGGNQIVYFGWDEHRMFCAAKAFPLPPSMPFSAVMDQILPEAFSQHPEFSQINWDTVEWMLNNEPFKPQLNVSLEAQGVDHKSMIRFKTPELKGYNGLGV, from the coding sequence ATGCCTGTATTTGCACTTAAGCCTGGCTATCAGGGCGAACGAATGGATCGGGTTGAAAACTTCGGTGGCAATCAGATTGTATATTTTGGCTGGGATGAACATCGTATGTTTTGTGCAGCTAAAGCATTCCCGCTGCCACCCTCCATGCCGTTTTCTGCTGTGATGGACCAAATTTTACCGGAGGCATTTAGTCAGCACCCTGAATTTAGTCAGATCAACTGGGATACCGTTGAATGGATGCTGAATAACGAACCGTTTAAACCGCAGTTGAATGTAAGTCTGGAGGCTCAGGGTGTAGATCATAAGTCGATGATTCGATTTAAAACACCAGAGTTAAAAGGCTATAACGGTTTGGGCGTTTAA
- a CDS encoding bifunctional diguanylate cyclase/phosphodiesterase encodes MCSSYKHAPARYMDIDEQLLNIFDATPVPMVLSRSDGSFEYVNPALAAMLGYGNDEIYSSDVIISHPDEAAINKNIRSRLKADPFSPVRIEKRYLHKTGRIIPGYLTIVAEPDNQGGIKRFISQIVDQSEYKRNHDQLLLASLVYKNSSEAMMVTDANNLILDINPAFTDITGFTLSELKGRNPNCLNSGRHNASFYAEIDKVIEQTGQWSGEIWNKRKNGEVFAEWQSIDTIYDVDGSVSRRVTLFTDLSKKKEAEALILQQANYDSLTGLPNRRLFLENLKHEIRKTQESGLSGALFIIDLDRFKEVNDALGHNQGDILLRQTGNRLNQLIRKSDFVARLSSDEFAIIQNDISSPQQVELTANDILAKLQQPFQLTDEQVFISASIGISLFPDDTVKAEQLLQNADQAMHMAKRAGQNRYQYFTPAMQQQAVARMSMVRELRYATERQQFELYYQPIVDLQTGKIIKAEALLRWHHPQNGLTSPAEFIPLAESTGLILRIGEWVFSTAARQLSHWQQQGHTELELSFNASPLQLKANGILPEDWLQQLEQLNVPAASMVIEITENLLIDNNRKAREVLDYLRQGSMKVAIDDFGTGYSSLAYLKDFDTNYLKIDQTFIRNLPDSKNDAALCEAMILMAHKLNMQVIAEGIETKEQKLFLTQAGCDFGQGWLYAKALPAAEFESLLNAQSRHTITSL; translated from the coding sequence ATGTGTAGCAGTTATAAACACGCGCCTGCCAGATATATGGATATTGATGAGCAGCTATTAAATATTTTCGATGCCACCCCGGTGCCTATGGTACTTTCGCGTTCGGATGGCAGTTTTGAATACGTCAACCCTGCCCTGGCGGCTATGCTTGGCTACGGCAATGACGAAATATATTCTTCAGACGTTATTATTTCCCATCCAGACGAAGCCGCTATTAATAAAAATATCCGTTCACGGCTTAAAGCCGACCCCTTTTCACCTGTTCGTATTGAAAAACGGTATCTGCATAAGACTGGACGCATCATTCCCGGCTATCTAACTATCGTCGCTGAGCCTGATAATCAAGGGGGCATCAAGCGATTCATCAGCCAAATCGTCGATCAATCCGAGTACAAACGGAATCACGATCAATTATTACTCGCTTCTTTGGTTTACAAGAACAGTAGTGAAGCGATGATGGTGACGGACGCAAATAATCTGATTCTGGATATAAATCCTGCTTTCACCGACATCACCGGATTCACTCTCTCAGAGCTAAAAGGGCGCAACCCTAATTGCCTAAATTCCGGGCGCCATAACGCCTCCTTTTATGCCGAAATAGACAAAGTCATCGAACAAACCGGCCAATGGAGCGGTGAAATATGGAACAAGCGAAAAAACGGGGAAGTCTTTGCTGAATGGCAATCGATAGATACGATCTACGATGTAGATGGCTCAGTGTCTCGTCGGGTGACACTTTTTACGGACCTCTCAAAGAAAAAAGAAGCCGAAGCTCTTATTCTGCAGCAGGCTAACTATGACTCACTGACCGGACTGCCTAATCGTCGCCTGTTTCTTGAAAACCTTAAACACGAGATAAGGAAGACACAGGAATCCGGGTTAAGCGGCGCATTATTCATTATTGACCTGGACCGATTCAAAGAGGTGAATGATGCGCTAGGCCACAACCAGGGTGATATCTTATTGCGCCAAACCGGTAACAGACTAAACCAGTTAATCAGGAAATCTGATTTTGTCGCACGCCTGAGTAGTGACGAGTTTGCTATTATCCAAAACGATATTAGTAGTCCACAACAAGTAGAGCTCACTGCTAATGACATTTTGGCTAAGTTGCAACAACCGTTTCAATTAACAGACGAGCAAGTCTTTATATCTGCCAGTATCGGTATAAGCCTGTTCCCTGACGATACGGTTAAAGCGGAACAACTGCTTCAGAACGCAGATCAGGCCATGCATATGGCAAAAAGAGCAGGCCAAAATAGATATCAATACTTTACCCCGGCTATGCAGCAACAAGCTGTTGCAAGAATGAGCATGGTTCGTGAATTAAGGTATGCTACCGAACGTCAGCAGTTCGAGCTTTATTATCAGCCAATCGTTGATCTGCAGACTGGAAAAATCATTAAAGCTGAAGCCCTGTTACGCTGGCACCATCCGCAAAATGGATTGACCTCACCAGCAGAATTTATTCCCCTCGCAGAGAGTACGGGTCTCATTCTGAGAATTGGCGAATGGGTATTTAGCACGGCTGCCCGCCAACTCAGCCACTGGCAGCAACAGGGCCATACTGAACTTGAGCTCAGTTTTAATGCGTCACCGCTGCAGTTAAAGGCTAATGGGATTCTCCCTGAGGACTGGTTACAACAGCTAGAGCAGCTCAATGTACCGGCCGCCTCAATGGTGATTGAAATCACCGAAAACCTCCTGATTGATAACAACCGCAAAGCCAGAGAAGTGCTGGACTATCTACGTCAGGGATCAATGAAAGTGGCCATTGATGACTTTGGCACCGGCTACTCATCTCTGGCGTATCTGAAAGATTTCGATACAAACTACCTGAAGATTGACCAGACATTTATTCGTAACCTGCCGGATAGCAAAAATGATGCAGCGTTGTGTGAAGCGATGATTTTAATGGCGCATAAACTCAATATGCAGGTTATTGCGGAAGGTATAGAAACCAAAGAACAGAAGCTTTTTCTCACTCAGGCTGGATGTGACTTTGGTCAGGGCTGGCTCTACGCTAAAGCATTGCCTGCTGCTGAATTTGAAAGCCTCCTGAATGCTCAGTCTCGGCATACCATCACCTCGTTATAA
- the fghA gene encoding S-formylglutathione hydrolase, translating to MSLELVSQTKSFGGWHKQYNHASSALGVSMRFAIFLPPQAQSGEKVPVLYWLSGLTCTDENFMQKAGAQRIAAELGIAIVAPDTSPRGDNVANDEGYDLGQGAGFYVNATEAPWRDHYRMYDYVVDELPKLIEATFPVSQKRAIAGHSMGGHGALMISLRNPDRYCSASAFSPISNPSDCPWGRKAFSAYLGGDESTWSQYDTTELLRNSQSKVPLRVDQGLADTFLTEQLQPEKLLGAAAESDCSLQLEQHEGYDHSYFFIASFIEDQLKFHHQYLVTE from the coding sequence ATGAGTCTTGAACTTGTAAGTCAGACGAAGAGCTTTGGCGGCTGGCATAAGCAGTATAACCATGCGTCATCTGCACTCGGCGTGAGTATGCGTTTTGCGATATTCCTGCCACCACAAGCGCAGTCTGGTGAGAAGGTTCCAGTGTTGTACTGGTTGTCCGGGCTCACCTGCACGGATGAAAATTTTATGCAAAAGGCGGGTGCGCAACGGATAGCGGCAGAGCTGGGAATCGCTATTGTGGCGCCAGATACGAGTCCCCGTGGTGACAATGTTGCTAATGATGAGGGCTATGACCTTGGGCAAGGAGCTGGCTTCTATGTCAATGCGACAGAGGCTCCATGGCGAGATCATTACCGGATGTATGATTATGTGGTTGATGAGCTACCTAAGCTTATTGAAGCGACCTTTCCGGTATCACAGAAGCGAGCGATTGCGGGTCACTCTATGGGCGGGCATGGCGCGCTGATGATCAGTCTTCGTAATCCGGATCGCTATTGCTCCGCTTCAGCTTTCAGTCCGATCAGTAATCCGAGCGACTGCCCCTGGGGGCGTAAAGCATTTAGTGCATACCTGGGGGGTGATGAAAGCACCTGGTCGCAATACGATACGACGGAGTTGTTACGTAATAGCCAGAGTAAGGTGCCTCTTAGGGTAGATCAGGGGCTTGCTGATACCTTTCTGACAGAGCAGTTACAACCTGAAAAGCTCTTAGGGGCGGCGGCTGAATCCGACTGTTCTTTACAGCTTGAGCAACATGAGGGCTATGATCATAGCTATTTCTTTATTGCTAGTTTTATCGAAGATCAACTGAAATTTCATCATCAGTATCTGGTCACTGAATAG
- a CDS encoding aromatic/alkene monooxygenase hydroxylase subunit beta codes for MTIEIKTATLEPVRNTFAHIERRFGDKPATRYQEATYDVASEVNFHYRPLWQPEYELNDTGRTAIVMEDWYAFKDPRQFYYGTYVQMRAKQQEIAESNYSFFEKRDLARLIPEEVQQKVIRLLIPLRHVEQAANLNNVYGSSLGYGTAITQALLYNGMDRLGNAQYLSRIGLILDGNSSDSLTEAKRCWMDDAIWQGLRAYCEANICVEDWFESFVAQDVVLDALIYELVYLQFDQWLADNGGQDISMLTEFIQNWNKDTNRWVDSVVKVAAAESDANKQQLEQWIGHWKGKAIEALAPLAEEMLDAEALNNAVAAMDKRLNKAGLFK; via the coding sequence ATGACCATTGAGATTAAAACAGCAACGCTGGAACCGGTACGCAATACCTTTGCTCATATCGAACGTCGTTTTGGCGATAAGCCAGCAACACGTTATCAGGAAGCAACCTACGATGTTGCTTCGGAAGTTAACTTTCACTATCGCCCACTGTGGCAGCCAGAGTATGAACTGAATGACACTGGCCGAACCGCAATTGTGATGGAAGACTGGTATGCCTTTAAAGATCCCCGCCAGTTTTACTATGGCACTTATGTGCAGATGCGGGCAAAGCAGCAGGAAATCGCTGAAAGTAACTACAGCTTTTTTGAAAAACGTGATCTGGCCCGTCTGATTCCTGAAGAAGTTCAGCAGAAAGTTATCCGTTTACTGATTCCTCTGCGTCACGTTGAACAGGCGGCGAATCTGAATAATGTGTATGGCAGTTCACTGGGTTATGGCACTGCGATTACACAGGCACTGCTATACAACGGTATGGATCGTTTGGGTAATGCTCAGTATCTGTCGCGTATTGGTTTGATTCTCGACGGCAACAGTAGTGACTCACTGACTGAAGCTAAGCGTTGCTGGATGGACGATGCAATTTGGCAGGGGTTGCGGGCTTACTGTGAAGCCAATATCTGTGTTGAAGACTGGTTCGAGTCTTTTGTTGCTCAGGACGTGGTGCTTGATGCTCTGATCTATGAGCTGGTTTATCTGCAGTTTGATCAATGGCTGGCAGATAACGGTGGTCAGGATATCAGCATGCTGACTGAATTCATCCAGAACTGGAACAAAGATACCAATCGCTGGGTTGACTCAGTAGTTAAGGTTGCGGCTGCGGAATCTGATGCGAACAAACAACAGCTGGAGCAGTGGATTGGTCACTGGAAAGGTAAAGCGATTGAAGCGTTGGCGCCATTGGCTGAAGAGATGCTCGATGCTGAAGCATTGAATAACGCGGTCGCTGCGATGGACAAGCGTTTAAATAAAGCCGGCCTGTTTAAGTAA
- a CDS encoding NADH:ubiquinone reductase (Na(+)-transporting) subunit F, whose protein sequence is MSYEVTVEPTGDVIEVEEGQTILDAALRQGVWLPFACGHGTCATCKVQVLEGEGDLGNASPFALMDMEREEGKILACCCTPESDMVIEADIDVDEDFAGYPVLDFVGTVTEVQDLSPTIKGIFFELDNTMEFQAGQYINLNIPGVEGNRAFSIANKPSDGKTLELHVRLVPGGAGTTYLHEQLQVGDTLDVSGPYGQFFVRKSDEQGAIFIAGGSGLSSPQSMILDMLEEGDGRQITLLQGARNVSELYNRELFENLDNEFSNFTYVPALNAPEEGDNWEGFTGFVHEAANAHFDGRFDGNKAYLCGPPPMIDAAITTLMHGRLFERDIHMERFVTAADGAEEQSKSALFKRI, encoded by the coding sequence ATGAGTTATGAAGTGACAGTAGAACCAACCGGCGATGTTATCGAGGTTGAAGAGGGTCAGACCATCCTGGATGCTGCCCTGCGGCAGGGGGTTTGGTTACCCTTTGCGTGTGGCCATGGAACCTGCGCTACTTGTAAAGTGCAGGTACTTGAAGGAGAAGGGGATCTGGGCAATGCCTCGCCCTTTGCGCTAATGGATATGGAGCGTGAAGAGGGTAAAATTCTGGCCTGCTGCTGTACACCTGAGTCCGATATGGTGATTGAGGCTGATATCGATGTTGATGAAGACTTTGCCGGTTATCCGGTGTTGGATTTTGTTGGCACAGTGACCGAAGTTCAGGATCTGTCGCCGACTATCAAAGGGATATTTTTTGAGCTGGATAATACGATGGAGTTCCAGGCCGGTCAGTATATCAATCTGAATATTCCGGGTGTTGAGGGTAATCGTGCGTTTTCCATCGCCAATAAACCTTCCGATGGGAAAACTCTCGAGTTACATGTCCGTCTGGTACCGGGTGGTGCGGGCACGACTTATCTGCATGAACAGCTTCAAGTGGGTGATACCCTGGATGTCAGTGGCCCGTATGGGCAATTCTTTGTGCGTAAATCAGATGAGCAGGGTGCGATTTTTATTGCGGGAGGCTCCGGCTTATCCAGCCCTCAATCGATGATTCTGGATATGCTGGAAGAGGGTGATGGTCGACAGATCACCCTACTGCAGGGCGCGCGGAATGTCTCTGAGCTGTATAACCGTGAGCTATTTGAGAACCTGGATAACGAATTTTCTAATTTCACCTATGTACCTGCGCTAAATGCGCCGGAAGAGGGCGATAACTGGGAAGGTTTTACGGGTTTTGTTCACGAGGCAGCAAACGCACACTTTGATGGTCGTTTTGATGGTAATAAAGCCTATCTTTGCGGCCCTCCGCCGATGATTGATGCGGCAATAACGACGCTGATGCATGGGCGTTTGTTTGAACGAGACATTCATATGGAGCGATTTGTGACTGCGGCAGATGGTGCCGAGGAGCAGAGTAAATCTGCATTGTTTAAACGGATCTGA
- a CDS encoding sigma-54-dependent Fis family transcriptional regulator, with amino-acid sequence MTDNTLTLPDTQDLLKQIHFESSEGKIWLEEQRMLLIHSAVMGLLRKELIQTMGVERAKGFLIRFGYHTGWRDAELAKKIRPDMSHEEAFMVGPQLHAIKGMVKVTPKALDFDVESGHFFAEFDWHNSHEVEAHLANYGNSDMPVCWTLIGYASGFSSYYMNRQILFKETQCAGTGSDHCHIVGKPAEEWEDHKEHEKYLLPDPMIEQIMALQSEVSDLKDKFRSPDVEEDILINSVGHSGAFKNICHLIRKAAKSRVTVLLQGETGVGKEIVARGLHTSSDRAEQAFVAVNCACIPPDLIEAELFGVEKGAFTGATQTREGKFERANQGTIFLDEVIELTPHAQAALLRVLQESELERVGGTRTRHIDVRVIAATNEDLEVAVQEGRFRADLFYRLNVYPIYIPPLRERTEDIPLLIEHFLKKHCTLYNKKTAGISDKAMLALNQYKWPGNIRELENMIERGVILTDNNQTIGLTSFFPSLSEPSHPLNVINTQGQLAEQPQTPVPSDPGSLDKLLSDDFSLEALEKQLIDSAMEQVNGNVSKAARKLGLTRPALAYRLKKMQENN; translated from the coding sequence ATGACTGATAACACACTGACACTCCCGGATACTCAGGACCTGTTAAAGCAGATCCATTTCGAAAGCAGCGAAGGAAAAATATGGCTTGAAGAGCAGCGAATGCTGCTGATTCACTCTGCCGTGATGGGACTGCTTCGCAAAGAACTGATCCAGACCATGGGCGTCGAACGCGCTAAAGGCTTTCTAATACGTTTCGGCTACCACACCGGTTGGCGTGACGCCGAGCTGGCAAAAAAAATACGGCCTGACATGTCCCATGAAGAGGCCTTTATGGTCGGCCCACAATTACACGCCATAAAAGGGATGGTTAAAGTTACCCCGAAAGCGCTTGATTTCGATGTGGAGAGCGGGCACTTCTTTGCCGAATTCGATTGGCATAACTCCCACGAGGTTGAGGCGCATCTGGCAAACTATGGCAACTCAGATATGCCCGTATGCTGGACCCTGATAGGCTACGCCAGTGGTTTTTCAAGCTATTACATGAATCGTCAAATCCTCTTCAAAGAAACTCAGTGTGCAGGTACCGGTAGTGATCACTGCCATATTGTAGGTAAGCCGGCCGAGGAGTGGGAAGACCATAAAGAACACGAAAAATATCTCCTGCCAGACCCCATGATTGAGCAAATCATGGCGTTACAGAGTGAAGTATCTGATCTTAAAGATAAGTTTCGCAGCCCCGACGTTGAAGAAGATATATTAATTAATTCAGTTGGCCATTCCGGCGCTTTTAAGAACATCTGCCACTTAATCCGCAAAGCCGCCAAAAGCCGGGTTACCGTCCTTCTTCAGGGAGAAACGGGCGTTGGTAAAGAGATTGTTGCCCGGGGCCTGCACACCAGTAGCGATAGAGCAGAGCAAGCTTTTGTTGCTGTTAACTGCGCCTGTATTCCCCCGGACCTTATTGAGGCCGAACTCTTCGGCGTCGAGAAAGGAGCTTTTACTGGAGCGACACAAACCAGAGAAGGTAAATTTGAGCGGGCTAATCAAGGCACTATTTTCCTCGACGAAGTGATCGAATTAACCCCTCATGCCCAGGCAGCACTGCTCAGAGTATTGCAGGAAAGCGAACTGGAACGGGTCGGCGGCACCCGCACCCGGCATATTGATGTACGTGTTATTGCGGCAACCAACGAAGACCTGGAAGTTGCTGTTCAGGAAGGTCGATTTCGGGCGGACCTCTTTTATCGACTCAATGTATACCCTATATACATTCCCCCCTTAAGAGAGCGTACCGAAGATATCCCACTGTTAATCGAGCACTTTCTCAAAAAGCACTGTACGTTGTATAACAAAAAAACCGCAGGGATCTCTGATAAAGCGATGCTGGCGCTCAATCAATACAAGTGGCCAGGAAATATCCGTGAGCTCGAGAATATGATTGAACGCGGCGTAATCCTGACGGACAATAACCAAACGATTGGCCTTACCAGCTTTTTTCCTTCGTTATCTGAACCCTCTCATCCGCTCAATGTTATTAATACTCAAGGGCAGTTGGCCGAGCAACCACAAACTCCCGTACCGTCTGATCCCGGCTCTCTAGATAAACTTCTCAGCGATGACTTCAGTCTTGAGGCACTGGAAAAACAATTAATCGATTCTGCTATGGAACAAGTCAACGGCAATGTCTCTAAGGCCGCTCGTAAACTGGGATTAACCCGCCCGGCGCTGGCGTATCGGCTGAAAAAGATGCAGGAAAATAATTAA
- a CDS encoding aromatic/alkene/methane monooxygenase hydroxylase/oxygenase subunit alpha: protein MAAKKLNIKDKYRLLTRDLDWDFSYEDPKKAFPYEEFEGIKITDWNKWEDPFRLTMDSYWKYQAEKEKKLYAILDAFSQNNGHLNVVDPRYVNAVKIFLTGVSPLEYQAYQGFAHVGRQFSGVGARVACQMQSLDELRHVQTQIHAMSHYNKFFDGFQEFSHMHDRVWYLSVPRSFFTDARSAGPFEFMIAIGFSFEYVLTNLLFVPFMSGAAHNGDMATVTFGFSAQSDEARHMTLGLEVIKFLLEQHEDNVPIVQKWIDKWFWRGTRLLTIVAMMMDYMLPNKVMSWKEAWEVYFEEAGGALFKDLARYGITMPKYADVIEKEKEHISHQAWWTFYTHGHAAGFHTWIPSDQELDWLSEKYPDTFDKYYRPMWELAKEQEAKGERFYTSGLPQLCQTCQIPMLFTEMDNPNQNSMRDTVYQGERYHFCSDGCCDIFKEEPEKYVQAWLPVHQIFQGNCGGPEVGDILSDFYRMNVGVDNMDIKGSPDEQRWNKWKGVA from the coding sequence ATGGCTGCTAAAAAACTAAATATCAAAGATAAATATCGCCTGCTAACCCGTGATCTTGATTGGGATTTTTCCTACGAAGATCCGAAAAAAGCATTTCCATATGAAGAGTTTGAAGGTATTAAAATTACCGACTGGAATAAATGGGAAGACCCTTTCCGTCTGACGATGGACTCCTATTGGAAGTATCAGGCGGAGAAAGAGAAAAAGTTATATGCCATTCTGGATGCCTTTTCTCAAAACAATGGTCACCTGAATGTTGTCGATCCACGCTATGTTAACGCGGTGAAGATCTTCCTGACAGGCGTATCACCGCTGGAATATCAGGCGTACCAGGGTTTTGCTCACGTAGGTCGGCAATTTAGTGGTGTAGGTGCCCGGGTTGCCTGTCAGATGCAGTCGCTGGACGAGCTGCGTCATGTGCAGACGCAGATCCATGCGATGAGCCACTACAATAAATTCTTCGATGGGTTCCAGGAATTTAGCCATATGCACGATCGCGTATGGTATTTATCTGTACCGCGTTCATTCTTTACTGATGCGCGTTCTGCTGGTCCGTTTGAGTTCATGATTGCGATTGGCTTCTCCTTTGAATATGTGCTGACAAACTTGCTATTCGTACCCTTCATGTCCGGTGCTGCACACAACGGTGATATGGCGACTGTTACCTTCGGTTTCTCAGCTCAGTCTGATGAAGCCCGTCATATGACATTGGGTCTTGAAGTGATCAAGTTCCTGTTGGAGCAGCATGAAGATAATGTGCCGATTGTCCAGAAATGGATCGATAAGTGGTTCTGGCGCGGTACTCGTCTGCTGACAATTGTAGCGATGATGATGGACTACATGCTGCCTAACAAAGTGATGTCCTGGAAAGAAGCCTGGGAAGTGTACTTTGAAGAAGCAGGTGGTGCGCTGTTTAAAGACCTGGCGCGTTACGGTATTACGATGCCGAAATATGCAGATGTAATCGAGAAAGAGAAAGAACACATTTCGCATCAGGCCTGGTGGACATTCTATACCCATGGTCATGCAGCGGGTTTCCACACCTGGATTCCATCTGATCAGGAGCTGGATTGGTTGTCAGAGAAATATCCGGACACATTCGATAAATACTATCGCCCGATGTGGGAGCTGGCTAAAGAACAGGAAGCTAAAGGTGAGCGATTCTATACCTCTGGCCTGCCACAGCTATGCCAAACCTGTCAGATCCCGATGCTGTTTACCGAAATGGATAACCCGAATCAGAACTCTATGCGCGATACCGTTTATCAAGGTGAGCGTTACCACTTCTGTTCTGACGGTTGCTGCGACATCTTCAAAGAAGAGCCAGAGAAGTATGTTCAGGCCTGGTTGCCAGTACACCAGATATTCCAGGGCAACTGTGGTGGTCCGGAAGTAGGCGATATTCTCAGCGATTTCTACCGGATGAATGTCGGTGTAGACAATATGGATATCAAAGGTTCGCCGGATGAGCAACGCTGGAACAAGTGGAAAGGCGTGGCGTAA